A genomic segment from Spongiibacter sp. IMCC21906 encodes:
- a CDS encoding cation:proton antiporter family protein produces MIEPLLVAMAFLIGLLFRRIGTPPLLGYLAAGFFAGALNIGDAVQINKLADLGIVLLLFTIGLKLNPRQLMAPQVWAVAGLHTAIVVPLTAAVLMLLHFLIPGLAQLEPKLAWTLAFALSFSSTVFAVKIFDERGEGAALHAKIAIGILIIQDIMAVIYLVATAEHPPSPWAVGLLALPLLRPVMIYFMRQAGHGELLVLFGFSVALGSAALFEVLHLKAGLGALIFGVLLSNASKSAELYKELINFKDIFLTAFFLSVGYYGLPSGQMLVVAVLLSLLIFLRPMIYFGLLLLFRLRARTSMLTGLSLFNYSEFGLIVAALAVQGGVLPAQWLTTLAVAMALSLFVAVPFNTHIHRLYAQMAPRLQRLERKQLLMQERGVDLGDAEIVILGMGRIGSGAYAYLNEHFPGTIVGVEESAEKALKHEAEGLRCVFGDASDRDFLERAELHRRKMLLISLTNHSENIDVVKLLQQLNYRGKIAVVSRFPDQAKELEDMGCITFNLYAEAGHGFAERAMEEIA; encoded by the coding sequence ATGATAGAACCCTTACTTGTCGCTATGGCTTTTCTGATCGGATTGCTATTCCGGCGAATAGGGACGCCGCCTTTGCTGGGGTATCTGGCGGCGGGTTTTTTTGCCGGTGCGTTGAATATCGGCGATGCGGTGCAAATTAATAAGCTCGCAGATTTGGGCATTGTACTGTTGTTGTTCACCATCGGGCTCAAACTGAATCCTCGGCAGCTGATGGCACCGCAGGTCTGGGCGGTGGCGGGTTTGCATACGGCGATTGTGGTGCCGCTGACCGCAGCGGTGCTGATGTTGCTGCATTTTCTTATTCCGGGTTTGGCGCAGCTTGAGCCTAAGTTAGCTTGGACCTTGGCTTTTGCCTTGTCGTTTTCTAGCACGGTGTTTGCGGTCAAGATATTTGATGAGCGGGGCGAGGGCGCTGCGCTTCACGCCAAAATCGCCATCGGTATTTTAATTATCCAAGATATTATGGCGGTGATTTATTTGGTGGCCACCGCCGAGCACCCACCGTCGCCCTGGGCTGTTGGCTTGTTAGCTTTGCCCCTGCTGCGGCCGGTGATGATTTATTTCATGCGCCAAGCGGGCCACGGTGAGCTGCTGGTGTTGTTTGGTTTCTCTGTGGCGCTCGGCAGTGCGGCGTTGTTTGAAGTGCTGCATTTAAAGGCGGGTTTGGGCGCGCTTATTTTTGGGGTGTTGCTATCAAACGCCAGCAAAAGTGCCGAGTTGTACAAAGAGCTGATTAATTTTAAAGATATTTTCTTAACTGCATTTTTTCTCAGTGTTGGCTATTACGGCCTGCCAAGCGGGCAAATGTTGGTGGTGGCGGTTTTACTGTCATTGTTAATCTTCTTACGGCCGATGATTTATTTTGGTCTGCTGCTGTTATTCCGTCTGCGGGCGCGCACCTCCATGCTCACGGGATTATCTTTGTTTAACTACAGTGAGTTTGGCCTCATTGTGGCAGCCTTGGCTGTGCAAGGGGGTGTGTTACCCGCCCAGTGGTTAACAACACTGGCCGTGGCAATGGCCTTATCACTCTTTGTTGCTGTGCCTTTCAATACCCATATCCACCGACTCTATGCGCAAATGGCGCCGCGCTTACAGCGGCTTGAGCGCAAGCAGCTGTTAATGCAGGAGCGGGGTGTCGATTTGGGTGACGCTGAAATTGTGATATTGGGAATGGGGCGGATTGGCTCCGGCGCTTACGCTTATCTTAATGAGCATTTTCCCGGCACGATTGTTGGTGTAGAAGAGAGTGCCGAGAAGGCGCTTAAGCATGAAGCAGAGGGGCTGCGTTGCGTGTTTGGTGACGCCAGCGATAGAGACTTTTTGGAGCGGGCAGAGCTGCACCGACGCAAAATGTTGTTGATTAGTCTGACCAATCATTCTGAAAATATCGATGTGGTTAAATTACTACAACAGCTAAATTACCGCGGTAAAATTGCGGTGGTATCGCGGTTTCCAGACCAAGCCAAAGAGCTGGAAGATATGGGTTGTATTACGTTTAACCTCTATGCAGAAGCGGGTCATGGTTTTGCAGAGCGAGCGATGGAGGAGATTGCTTAA
- a CDS encoding DUF2157 domain-containing protein — protein sequence MENNNAWLQAELAQWVREGLISDEQARRLYARYPIMQDSARRRSQPWGKLIFSALGVLVFGLGIILLFAYNWDAMHRYAKLAVIGLSLVIAHSAGFYLQTRKKQARLADCFHLLGTMLFGAGIWLVSQIYHISGHYPDAFMLWAGGAVIMAWVLPSAAQGMLAAVLIVLWSGLEIFEFQTFHQLGTWGLVLTILPLAWLQRSLPLFGLSLLLLPLSYCFTVSALNDVLVLLSLWWIAGAYLALSRLSSASPFPESSKPLRKIALLILLPLLFLSSFMDIADTSLVAVFSNAYQTAYYTLPLLAFIASWSVVILREQSRPQHLRDWFESAMVILSGILVLGLSLGLNIAVLACVMANFFVLGFALLFIWRGTESVHWRLTTLGCLLLAALVFARFNDLFESLLARAVVFLLLGAVMFVVGLRYSRQSERQKIMRSRHA from the coding sequence ATGGAGAACAACAACGCGTGGTTGCAGGCTGAGCTTGCTCAGTGGGTGCGAGAAGGGCTGATTAGCGACGAGCAAGCTCGACGGCTTTACGCCCGTTATCCCATCATGCAAGACAGCGCCAGGCGTCGTAGCCAGCCTTGGGGCAAGCTTATCTTCTCGGCTTTGGGCGTGTTGGTATTTGGCCTTGGCATTATTCTTTTATTTGCCTATAACTGGGATGCTATGCACCGCTATGCCAAATTGGCCGTGATTGGTCTCTCCCTTGTTATCGCCCACAGTGCCGGGTTTTACTTACAAACACGTAAAAAACAAGCTCGTCTTGCTGACTGTTTCCACTTATTGGGTACGATGTTGTTTGGTGCCGGGATCTGGCTGGTTTCCCAGATTTACCATATCAGTGGCCATTACCCCGATGCCTTTATGCTCTGGGCAGGCGGTGCTGTCATTATGGCGTGGGTTTTACCCTCGGCGGCGCAGGGTATGTTGGCTGCCGTATTAATTGTGCTGTGGAGTGGTTTGGAGATTTTTGAATTCCAGACATTTCACCAGTTGGGAACATGGGGCTTGGTGCTGACAATACTGCCCTTGGCGTGGCTGCAGCGCTCACTGCCGTTATTTGGTCTCAGTCTACTGCTGTTGCCGTTAAGCTATTGCTTCACGGTGAGCGCGCTAAACGACGTTCTGGTGTTGTTATCGCTGTGGTGGATCGCCGGGGCATACTTGGCACTTTCTCGCTTGTCTTCCGCTTCGCCCTTTCCGGAAAGCAGTAAGCCGCTGCGAAAAATCGCTTTACTTATATTGCTGCCGCTCTTGTTTCTGAGCAGTTTTATGGATATTGCCGATACCAGTTTGGTGGCCGTATTTTCAAATGCTTATCAGACCGCGTATTACACGCTTCCCTTATTAGCGTTTATTGCAAGCTGGAGCGTGGTCATACTTCGGGAACAAAGTCGGCCCCAGCATCTTCGTGATTGGTTTGAATCCGCGATGGTTATTCTTAGTGGCATACTGGTGCTTGGCTTGAGCCTGGGGCTGAATATCGCTGTCCTTGCCTGTGTGATGGCCAACTTTTTTGTGCTGGGGTTTGCGCTGTTATTTATTTGGCGGGGGACCGAATCGGTGCACTGGCGGCTCACCACCTTGGGGTGCTTATTGTTGGCAGCACTAGTTTTTGCCCGGTTTAACGATTTGTTTGAAAGCCTGTTGGCAAGGGCGGTGGTGTTTTTGCTATTAGGCGCGGTGATGTTTGTGGTGGGGCTGCGTTACTCCCGTCAAAGCGAGCGGCAAAAAATCATGAGGTCACGGCATGCGTAG
- a CDS encoding GDYXXLXY domain-containing protein, with protein MRSALIIAAVVAQLLVLVIMAGQREWILQKGERVYIRTAPVDPRDPMRGDYVRLSYALNSQSLSAFKGGSTEKLQRGSRVYAVLRKHYDDLYELDYLSQQRPTKMPFITGRVRYVYDDVLQGYVDIDYGIEQLFVQQGKGLDIEKRRGQRDSLQVPMEVELAIGDAGQAQITNYRWSPLGIQLRRLDRDNTGAATNDGPRSPVLEFSLQNVSDEVLSIVDGDSHCALQLQMLSGRGGFAKPRYQLCGPTELDKEQTITLAPGQSHTVVVDLNQPRWYMQSSRDGDRWGSIAELAATQRFRLLYKPHSVSELKTGLQNVWPGSIVSSAFNARGQID; from the coding sequence ATGCGTAGCGCATTGATTATTGCCGCAGTGGTGGCGCAGCTATTGGTGCTGGTGATAATGGCTGGCCAGCGAGAGTGGATTTTGCAAAAGGGTGAGCGGGTGTATATCCGAACGGCACCCGTCGATCCACGGGACCCTATGCGGGGCGACTATGTTCGCCTGAGCTACGCACTTAACTCTCAAAGTCTTTCTGCGTTTAAAGGGGGTTCTACTGAGAAGCTCCAGCGCGGCAGCCGGGTTTATGCGGTGTTGCGCAAGCATTATGACGACCTCTATGAATTGGATTACCTAAGCCAGCAACGCCCCACAAAAATGCCGTTTATCACAGGCCGGGTGCGCTACGTTTATGACGACGTGCTACAAGGTTATGTCGATATTGATTACGGTATTGAACAGTTATTTGTGCAGCAGGGCAAAGGTCTCGATATTGAAAAACGTCGGGGCCAGCGCGACAGCTTGCAGGTGCCAATGGAGGTCGAGCTTGCCATAGGTGATGCAGGCCAGGCACAGATTACCAATTATCGCTGGAGCCCATTGGGTATTCAATTACGGCGATTGGACAGAGACAATACTGGCGCTGCAACAAATGACGGCCCCCGCAGCCCAGTGCTGGAATTTAGCCTGCAGAATGTTTCTGATGAGGTACTGAGTATTGTCGATGGCGACAGTCACTGTGCGCTGCAGCTGCAAATGCTGTCCGGCCGGGGCGGTTTTGCAAAACCCCGCTACCAGTTATGTGGCCCCACCGAGCTAGATAAGGAGCAGACCATTACCTTGGCACCGGGGCAGTCCCACACCGTGGTCGTCGATTTAAATCAGCCCCGTTGGTATATGCAGTCTAGCCGCGACGGCGATCGTTGGGGCAGTATTGCTGAACTGGCAGCAACACAGCGGTTCCGTTTATTGTATAAACCACATAGTGTCTCAGAACTTAAGACCGGGCTACAGAACGTATGGCCAGGCAGTATTGTCAGCTCAGCCTTTAATGCAAGAGGACAAATTGATTAG
- a CDS encoding DUF262 domain-containing protein, with protein MKIEAEIENLKKILVDDEKFYQIPDYQRPYSWDKDNLSDLIDDLVSAYLENKQETYFCGSLVLVNNESDSRFDIIDGQQRTTTFTIISCVFRDVYLSELGPKAKDFISSSIQDKYEDTKRKLKFLTNEQYQIDFEETVLKGIDFKSTKHIEKDFPNNKYLQNAHYVKGFLEEKFTEHKIKPDDFVIWFFESVVLTVITCPSQDSAIQIFNVLNDRGMPLSSIDILKSTLMQKLDGKEDRNAFKAKWESINSNLKFSDFDLDSMLNTYLYYKLSANPKNRLDKELISIFSKEGKSALEIIKEIGDFSQAYVKTLNEENKYLYCLKYLKHRIYWVSIMSTALFTNYPNIEELKKLLVAYYYQNWIAGATVARIKQASFNILKLIKSNAPVSAISTEMQDGLKKYSTTKTFKEELEGSWVYGRKWDRAVLLLVEYFSSDDSKQSYIPIGSKLHLEHILPQNPDDVAGWKSTFSAEEREKWTNSLANLTLLSMRKNIQAQNYSYDKKMETYQDKDNVVTPFLITQYVIKCGKWNIEELEKRDKYLRTRIMEKLDVF; from the coding sequence ATGAAAATAGAAGCCGAAATTGAAAACCTTAAAAAGATACTCGTCGATGATGAGAAATTTTATCAAATTCCAGACTATCAAAGACCTTATTCTTGGGATAAAGATAATCTATCTGACTTGATAGATGATTTAGTCTCGGCCTACCTTGAGAATAAACAAGAAACGTATTTTTGCGGTTCTTTAGTTTTAGTCAATAATGAATCGGATTCTAGATTTGACATTATTGATGGCCAGCAAAGAACAACTACATTCACGATAATCTCATGTGTATTTAGAGATGTGTACTTGTCAGAACTAGGTCCTAAAGCAAAAGACTTCATAAGCTCTTCAATTCAAGATAAATATGAAGACACCAAAAGGAAGTTGAAATTTTTGACAAATGAACAGTATCAAATTGACTTTGAAGAGACTGTTTTAAAGGGTATTGATTTTAAATCGACAAAACATATAGAAAAAGATTTTCCTAATAATAAGTATCTTCAAAATGCGCATTACGTCAAAGGTTTTCTGGAAGAAAAATTTACCGAACATAAAATTAAACCAGATGACTTCGTCATCTGGTTCTTTGAGAGCGTGGTCTTAACGGTTATAACCTGCCCGTCTCAAGATAGTGCAATTCAAATATTTAATGTTCTAAATGACAGAGGGATGCCTCTTAGTTCTATTGATATATTAAAGTCAACTTTGATGCAAAAATTAGACGGAAAAGAAGATCGTAATGCTTTTAAGGCAAAGTGGGAGTCTATTAATTCAAATCTAAAGTTTTCTGATTTTGATTTAGATAGCATGCTGAACACATACTTGTATTATAAGTTATCAGCTAACCCTAAAAATAGACTGGATAAAGAGCTTATAAGTATTTTTTCCAAAGAAGGAAAAAGTGCTCTAGAAATAATTAAAGAAATAGGTGATTTCTCCCAAGCCTATGTAAAAACTTTGAATGAAGAAAATAAGTATCTTTATTGCCTGAAATATTTAAAGCACAGAATATACTGGGTCAGCATTATGTCTACGGCCTTGTTTACAAATTACCCTAATATTGAAGAGCTAAAAAAACTTTTAGTCGCCTACTACTATCAAAATTGGATTGCAGGGGCTACGGTAGCTAGGATTAAGCAAGCTAGCTTTAATATATTGAAGCTAATAAAGTCTAATGCTCCAGTATCTGCTATATCAACAGAAATGCAGGATGGTTTAAAGAAATACTCAACAACTAAAACATTCAAAGAGGAATTAGAGGGGAGTTGGGTATACGGTCGAAAATGGGATAGAGCTGTTTTATTGTTAGTCGAATATTTTTCTAGTGACGACAGCAAGCAGAGCTATATTCCTATCGGAAGCAAATTGCATTTAGAGCATATTTTGCCTCAAAACCCAGATGACGTGGCTGGCTGGAAAAGCACCTTTAGCGCCGAAGAACGTGAGAAGTGGACTAACTCCCTAGCCAACTTAACATTGCTTTCTATGAGAAAAAATATCCAAGCACAGAATTATTCCTACGATAAAAAAATGGAAACTTATCAAGATAAGGATAATGTGGTTACACCATTCTTAATAACACAATATGTTATTAAGTGCGGAAAATGGAATATTGAAGAGCTAGAAAAAAGAGACAAGTACTTACGCACCAGAATCATGGAAAAACTGGATGTATTCTGA
- a CDS encoding integron integrase, whose product MSSSPFLDSIQKYMLVRRYSRRTVDSYLYWIKYFIVFHDKKHPTALAPSAVEEFLTFLATERNVSAATQAIALNALVFLYDKFLQQPIGDVSQFRRASRQAKLPTVLTHDEVMRLLGALTGVHKLMVALLYGSGLRRIELVRLRVKDVEPNLLQLQVWNGKGNKHRLTTLAPELVPALLTQKQRVALLLQEDLAHPEFSGVWMPDALARKNPKANKQLPWQYLFPATRLSIEPGTSNLRRHHIDETGINKVLRQAASAAGIEKQVGSHTLRHSFATHLLQSGADIRTVQQQLGHSDVKTTEIYTHVLKQGAHGVRSPLSALLVTGAKTK is encoded by the coding sequence ATGTCGTCTTCACCTTTTCTCGATTCCATTCAAAAATATATGCTGGTTCGTCGTTACAGTCGCCGAACCGTGGACTCGTATCTGTACTGGATCAAGTATTTCATAGTCTTTCACGACAAGAAACACCCGACAGCGCTTGCGCCTTCAGCGGTGGAGGAGTTTCTCACTTTCCTGGCGACCGAACGCAATGTGTCTGCGGCTACCCAGGCAATTGCTTTAAATGCGCTGGTGTTTCTTTACGATAAATTTTTGCAGCAACCCATCGGCGATGTATCACAGTTCCGCCGAGCCTCCCGTCAGGCGAAGCTGCCAACCGTGTTGACCCATGACGAGGTGATGCGGCTTTTAGGCGCGCTGACAGGTGTCCATAAGTTAATGGTCGCGTTGCTTTACGGATCGGGGCTGCGCCGCATCGAGCTTGTGCGGCTGCGGGTTAAAGATGTAGAGCCAAACCTGTTGCAATTGCAGGTCTGGAATGGCAAGGGTAACAAGCACCGCTTGACTACACTTGCACCTGAGCTGGTTCCGGCCTTGCTAACCCAAAAGCAGCGCGTTGCGTTGTTGTTGCAGGAGGATTTGGCGCATCCCGAATTTTCTGGCGTATGGATGCCAGATGCGCTGGCCCGCAAAAATCCCAAGGCTAATAAGCAACTCCCCTGGCAATACCTATTCCCGGCTACGCGCTTGAGTATCGAACCTGGAACAAGCAATTTACGCCGTCATCACATTGATGAAACCGGAATCAACAAGGTACTTCGCCAGGCGGCCAGTGCCGCCGGTATTGAGAAGCAGGTCGGTAGCCATACTTTGCGCCATTCCTTTGCCACTCACCTGCTACAGTCCGGCGCCGACATTCGCACGGTGCAGCAGCAGTTGGGGCACAGTGATGTAAAGACAACCGAAATTTACACCCATGTGTTGAAACAGGGCGCCCACGGTGTACGCAGCCCCTTGAGCGCGCTGTTGGTTACCGGGGCCAAGACGAAATAG
- a CDS encoding DUF6680 family protein, producing the protein MENLEWIIAAATLLGPVLAVQAQKAIERARESRNRKSWVFHNLMATRAARVSADHVQALNMIDLVFYGTRLLGIHRRKKSEQGVLDAWREYHDHLGDRADDKSMELWHTKGDELFVNLLYAMAEDVGYKFDRVQLKKGAYSPIAHGQFEEEQALVRRGAIKVLSGETPLKMDISAFPINQEALQAQVELQRNLNDALSGDRALRVEVTGGKSDQA; encoded by the coding sequence ATGGAAAACCTAGAATGGATCATTGCAGCAGCGACGCTATTAGGGCCTGTACTGGCGGTTCAAGCCCAAAAAGCGATCGAGCGTGCTCGTGAAAGCCGTAATCGCAAGTCTTGGGTATTCCATAATCTGATGGCAACCCGTGCGGCGCGAGTTTCAGCCGACCATGTTCAAGCCCTAAATATGATTGACCTGGTTTTCTACGGCACTCGTTTATTAGGCATTCATCGGCGTAAAAAATCAGAGCAAGGGGTTCTCGATGCATGGCGAGAGTACCATGATCACCTCGGAGATCGAGCTGATGATAAGTCGATGGAGTTATGGCACACGAAGGGAGATGAGCTTTTTGTAAATCTGCTTTACGCCATGGCGGAGGATGTCGGATACAAATTTGACCGAGTACAGCTAAAGAAAGGGGCCTACTCACCTATCGCACACGGCCAGTTTGAAGAAGAGCAAGCATTGGTCAGAAGGGGAGCAATAAAAGTTCTTTCAGGTGAGACGCCTCTCAAAATGGATATCTCTGCTTTTCCAATCAATCAAGAAGCATTGCAGGCCCAAGTGGAGCTTCAGCGTAACCTGAATGATGCACTTTCTGGGGATCGTGCTCTGAGGGTAGAAGTCACCGGCGGGAAGAGCGATCAAGCCTAA
- a CDS encoding DUF1295 domain-containing protein, with product MMNKWPSLAAVLVVVLIAALIATLAGQNLSLALGVNSLLLLAGWIFLIQWLGFLHAWFTQTERYYDLLGSLTYISATVLALGFAESLDVRRIILAAVVLAWAGRLGMFLFKRIVAAGKDSRFDDIKPYWYRFLMAWTLQGLWVFLTLSGVLICLLAKTSLAIGYLGVLGLLVWLAGFVIEVFADAQKQEFRKNPANRQQFIHSGLWAWSRHPNYFGEIVMWLGVALMALPVFAGWQYLGLVSPLFVYLVLTKISGIPMLEKSAESRWGDDPAYQAYVRDTPVLWPKAPRSSQ from the coding sequence ATGATGAATAAATGGCCCTCGCTTGCTGCCGTGCTGGTAGTGGTTTTAATTGCAGCGCTAATAGCGACATTGGCTGGGCAAAATCTAAGCTTGGCGCTGGGTGTGAATAGTTTGTTGTTACTGGCGGGCTGGATTTTTTTGATTCAGTGGTTGGGCTTTTTGCATGCCTGGTTTACTCAGACCGAGCGCTATTACGACCTGTTGGGCAGTCTGACGTATATCTCTGCTACGGTGTTGGCGTTGGGGTTTGCCGAGTCGCTGGATGTTCGTCGGATTATTTTAGCCGCTGTTGTGCTGGCGTGGGCGGGACGGTTAGGAATGTTCTTATTCAAGCGCATTGTGGCCGCGGGTAAAGACAGCCGTTTTGATGATATTAAACCCTATTGGTATCGTTTTTTAATGGCGTGGACGTTGCAGGGCTTGTGGGTGTTTTTAACCTTGAGCGGAGTGCTGATTTGTCTGTTGGCAAAAACATCGCTGGCAATAGGCTATTTAGGCGTGCTGGGGCTGTTGGTTTGGCTGGCGGGTTTTGTTATTGAAGTGTTTGCCGATGCCCAAAAACAGGAATTCCGTAAGAACCCCGCCAATCGCCAGCAATTTATACACTCGGGACTTTGGGCTTGGTCGCGACACCCCAACTATTTTGGTGAGATTGTCATGTGGCTGGGAGTGGCACTTATGGCGCTGCCAGTCTTTGCGGGTTGGCAGTATTTGGGCTTGGTCTCACCGCTGTTTGTGTACCTGGTGTTGACCAAAATCAGCGGCATACCCATGCTGGAAAAATCCGCAGAATCCCGCTGGGGCGATGACCCCGCATATCAAGCCTATGTCCGCGACACCCCGGTGTTGTGGCCAAAGGCACCGCGTTCTTCTCAGTGA